In Haloplanus rubicundus, one DNA window encodes the following:
- a CDS encoding MBL fold metallo-hydrolase, whose translation MAIGDLTAVDGTDLYYVDVGAYDVQGYGSVYILDADRPAVVDTGLGTNVDRLLDAIGEVGIDSLDAVLTTHIHLDHAGGAGFLAEEFPDATVYVHDIGVRHLVDPSRLVAGTKAAVGDQWQYYVDPKPVPEERIESVDGGDEIDLGDRSVDVIHAPGHAPHQVVFHDRGDDVLFSGDAGGIRPEGADDLFPTSPPVNFDLEACLADAETIAERNPAYICFGHFGHAAFSPDLMAEYEDVLTGWVDRVREKRTELDDDEAVIEYFAETAETVEPWGERKSRAENRLNVKGVLGYLDEQD comes from the coding sequence GCTATCGGCGATCTCACTGCGGTCGACGGCACCGATCTCTACTACGTCGACGTGGGCGCCTACGACGTACAGGGCTACGGGTCGGTCTACATCCTCGACGCGGACCGGCCGGCGGTCGTCGACACCGGCCTCGGCACGAACGTCGACCGCCTGCTCGACGCCATCGGCGAGGTGGGGATCGACTCGCTGGACGCCGTCCTGACGACGCACATCCACCTCGATCACGCGGGCGGCGCGGGATTCCTGGCCGAGGAGTTTCCCGACGCGACGGTGTACGTCCACGACATCGGCGTCCGCCACCTGGTCGACCCCTCCAGACTCGTCGCGGGGACGAAGGCAGCCGTCGGCGACCAGTGGCAGTACTACGTCGACCCGAAACCGGTGCCCGAAGAGCGCATCGAGTCGGTCGACGGCGGCGACGAGATCGACCTCGGTGACCGGAGCGTCGACGTGATCCACGCCCCGGGCCACGCTCCCCATCAGGTCGTCTTCCACGACCGGGGCGACGACGTCCTCTTCTCCGGCGACGCCGGCGGCATCCGCCCCGAGGGCGCCGACGACCTCTTCCCCACCTCGCCGCCGGTCAACTTCGATCTGGAGGCCTGTCTCGCGGACGCCGAAACCATCGCCGAGCGGAACCCCGCGTACATCTGTTTCGGCCACTTCGGCCACGCCGCCTTCAGCCCCGATCTGATGGCCGAGTACGAGGACGTACTCACCGGGTGGGTCGACCGAGTGCGCGAGAAACGGACAGAACTCGACGACGACGAGGCCGTGATCGAGTACTTCGCCGAGACGGCCGAGACGGTCGAGCCGTGGGGCGAGCGCAAGAGCCGAGCGGAGAACCGCCTCAACGTCAAGGGCGTCCTCGGCTACCTCGACGAACAGGACTGA